A region from the Malus domestica chromosome 07, GDT2T_hap1 genome encodes:
- the LOC114825826 gene encoding uncharacterized protein: MANLAKLDFFALDITGKNYLTWVMDTKIHLEAGNLRETINEDNSASSQDWVKAMIFIHRHLDEGLKSEISSQLKLCGETITEEDMLEKTFSTFHASNVLLQQQYRERGFTEYNQLISVLLVAEQNNELLMKNH; the protein is encoded by the exons atggcgaacttggcaaagcttgatttttttGCCCTGGATATTACTGGAAAGAACTACCTTACCTGGGTAATGGATACCAAAATTCATCTGGAGGCAGGAAATCTTAGGGAAACCATTAATGAGGATAACAGTGCATCCTCTCAAGATTGGGTGaaggccatgatctttattcATCGCCACCTGGATGAGGGATTGAAGAGCGA AATTAGTTCCCAGTTGAAGCTATGTGGAGAAACAATAACTGAGGAAGATatgctggaaaagactttcagcacatttCATGCATCCAACGTGCTCCTGCAGCAGCAGTATAGAGAAAGAGGCTTTACTGAgtacaaccagctgatatctgtACTTCTTGTAGCCGAGCAAAACAATGAGCTTCTGATGAAGAATCATTAG
- the LOC103438882 gene encoding SWR1 complex subunit 2 isoform X2, which translates to MEVPKDEPLAVFLDRTSRATRGKRMTKLLDEEIEEDEMFWNQEALKEDEDDGNYEAEPEVADEFDSDFDEDEPDPDEGAENNDADERVRTKKRLIYPGKQSSKKKKKKKKVISELESKDGNEKSSHPEQHQDAPEEAEVERTVRKSTRTSVVVRQAERDAIRAALQATMKPIKRKKEGEEKRMTQEEMLLEAAQTEIMNLRNLERVLAREEEVKKRAIVHKAVYTGPQVRYFSKDGCSYLEFSKGLSFQSEISTSPVPYPEKAVCAVTGLPAKYRDPKTGLPYATKEAFNIIRQRFLQESGRVRKEMDMGDLYGSLSGKGFSARGKRSVASNNIDASYSRYFARFRRIPALESESSD; encoded by the exons ATGGAAGTCCCCAAGGATGAGCCGCTGGCTGTTTTTCTGGATCGGACCTCACGCGCCACGAGAGGGAAGAG gATGACTAAGTTACTGGATGAGGAAATCGAAGAGGATGAGATGTTCTGGAATCAGGAGGCTCTCAAAGag GATGAAGATGATGGAAACTATGAAGCAGAGCCTGAGGTTGCTGACGAATTTGATAGCGATTTTGATGAAGat GAGCCAGACCCTGACGAAGGAGCGGAAAACAACGACGCAGATGAGAG AGTGAGGACGAAGAAGCGGCTGATATATCCGGGAAAGCAAtcgagcaagaagaagaagaagaagaagaaagtgataTCGGAATTAGAATCCAAGGATGGAAATGAGAAGTCTTCTCATCCCGAACAACATCAGGATGCTCCTGAGGAAGCAGAAGTAGAGAGAACTGTGAGAAAATCTACTAGAACTTCAGTGGTTGTCCGTCAAGCTGAGAGGGATGCAATACGTGCGGCCTTGCAAGCAACCATGAAG CCAATTAAGAGAAAAAAGGAAGGCGAGGAGAAGAGGATGACTCAAGAAGAGATGCTCTTAGAAGCAGCTCAAACAG AAATTATGAACTTGAGAAATTTGGAGCGTGTTCTAGCGAGGGAGGAAGAAGTTAAGAAAAGAGCCATTGTACATAAGGCTGTCTATACTGGTCCACAAGTACGTTATTTTTCAAAAGATG GCTGCTCATATCTGGAATTTAGCAAAGGATTGTCATTTCAGTCAGAAATCTCTACCTCACCTGTTCCCT ACCCTGAGAAAGCTGTCTGTGCTGTTACTGGTTTACCTGCCAA GTACCGTGATCCAAAGACAGGGCTACCTTATGCAACAAAAGAAGCTTTTAACATCATTCGGCAACG TTTTCTACAGGAAAGTGGTAGGGTCAGGAAAGAGATGGACATGGGTGACTTGTACGGTTCACTTTCTGGTAAGGGGTTTTCTGCAAGGGGGAAGAGATCAGTGGCGTCAAATAACATCGATGCGTCGTACTCTCGATATTTTGCACGTTTCCGCAGAATTCCAGCTCTTGAAAGCGAATCATCTGATTAG
- the LOC103438882 gene encoding SWR1 complex subunit 2 isoform X1 produces the protein MEVPKDEPLAVFLDRTSRATRGKRMTKLLDEEIEEDEMFWNQEALKEDEDDGNYEAEPEVADEFDSDFDEDEPDPDEGAENNDADERVRTKKRLIYPGKQSSKKKKKKKKVISELESKDGNEKSSHPEQHQDAPEEAEVERTVRKSTRTSVVVRQAERDAIRAALQATMKPIKRKKEGEEKRMTQEEMLLEAAQTEIMNLRNLERVLAREEEVKKRAIVHKAVYTGPQAAHIWNLAKDCHFSQKSLPHLFPTLRKLSVLLLVYLPSTVIQRQGYLMQQKKLLTSFGNVFYRKVVGSGKRWTWVTCTVHFLVRGFLQGGRDQWRQITSMRRTLDILHVSAEFQLLKANHLIRFHGNPKSIC, from the exons ATGGAAGTCCCCAAGGATGAGCCGCTGGCTGTTTTTCTGGATCGGACCTCACGCGCCACGAGAGGGAAGAG gATGACTAAGTTACTGGATGAGGAAATCGAAGAGGATGAGATGTTCTGGAATCAGGAGGCTCTCAAAGag GATGAAGATGATGGAAACTATGAAGCAGAGCCTGAGGTTGCTGACGAATTTGATAGCGATTTTGATGAAGat GAGCCAGACCCTGACGAAGGAGCGGAAAACAACGACGCAGATGAGAG AGTGAGGACGAAGAAGCGGCTGATATATCCGGGAAAGCAAtcgagcaagaagaagaagaagaagaagaaagtgataTCGGAATTAGAATCCAAGGATGGAAATGAGAAGTCTTCTCATCCCGAACAACATCAGGATGCTCCTGAGGAAGCAGAAGTAGAGAGAACTGTGAGAAAATCTACTAGAACTTCAGTGGTTGTCCGTCAAGCTGAGAGGGATGCAATACGTGCGGCCTTGCAAGCAACCATGAAG CCAATTAAGAGAAAAAAGGAAGGCGAGGAGAAGAGGATGACTCAAGAAGAGATGCTCTTAGAAGCAGCTCAAACAG AAATTATGAACTTGAGAAATTTGGAGCGTGTTCTAGCGAGGGAGGAAGAAGTTAAGAAAAGAGCCATTGTACATAAGGCTGTCTATACTGGTCCACAA GCTGCTCATATCTGGAATTTAGCAAAGGATTGTCATTTCAGTCAGAAATCTCTACCTCACCTGTTCCCT ACCCTGAGAAAGCTGTCTGTGCTGTTACTGGTTTACCTGCCAA GTACCGTGATCCAAAGACAGGGCTACCTTATGCAACAAAAGAAGCTTTTAACATCATTCGGCAACG TTTTCTACAGGAAAGTGGTAGGGTCAGGAAAGAGATGGACATGGGTGACTTGTACGGTTCACTTTCTGGTAAGGGGTTTTCTGCAAGGGGGAAGAGATCAGTGGCGTCAAATAACATCGATGCGTCGTACTCTCGATATTTTGCACGTTTCCGCAGAATTCCAGCTCTTGAAAGCGAATCATCTGATTAGGTTCCATGGTAATCCGAAGAGTATATGTTGA
- the LOC103410068 gene encoding uncharacterized protein: protein MLKFLSRVRIEFNALDPRTASCLEFLAQCNARKAKESNPSCAVQVKRRTDDQPPKITVTFVNGVEQVYDATATPAQDIRNMILEKGQSLETEQMFHDAGESWPVIIPSGELHQPAPGTKPKKAEEKKQ from the exons ATGTTGAAGTTCCTATCGAGAGTGAGGATCGAGTTCAATGCCTTGGACCCTCGAACGGCATCCTGTCTGGAGTTCCTGGCGCAGTGTAACGCCCGCAAGGCCAAGGAGTCCAACCCCTCCTGCGCCGTCCAAGTCAAGCGCCGCACCGACGACCAGCCCCCCAAGATCACCGTCACCTTCGTCAACGGCGTCGAGCAGGTCTACGACGCCACCGCCACTCCCGCCCAGGACATCCGCAACATGATTCTCGAAAAGGGTCAGAGCCTCGAGACCGAGCAGATGTTCCACGACGCCGGCGAGTCCTGGCCCGTTATTATCCCCAGCGGCGAGCTCCACCAACCGGCCCCCGGCACCAAG CCGAAGAAAGCTGAAGAGAAAAAGCAGTAA
- the LOC103438881 gene encoding exocyst complex component SEC5A-like codes for MSSDGDDLDEDELLQMALKEQSQRDVNYKKPTSSNSRSAPVANYVQHPHQQPPRKPAASPAPNHATRAGNTGNRRRAVEEDDESDVDMLSISSGDEDSTAKDQQRARFRGGKAASAAAARRGSRGDDDAAWDGGEPGCWKHVDEAELARRVREMRETRSAPVAQKVERKVSTAGLARKGLNNLQSFPRGMECIDPLGLGIIDNKTLRLITESSDHSPSKGDKLDNNLREKLLYFSEKFDAKLFISRIHQDTCAADLEAGALALKSDLKGRTQQRKQLVKDNFDCFVSCKTTIDDIESKLKRIEEDPEGSGTSHLFNCMQGVSSLANRAFQPLFERQAQAEKIRSVQGMLQRFRTLFNLPSTIRGSISKGEYDLAVREYKKAKSIALPSHVGILKRVLEEVEKVMHEFKGMLYKSMEDPQIDLTNVENTVRLLLELEPESDPVWHYLNIQNNRIRGLLEKCTLDHEARMETLHNELRERALSDARWRQIQEDINQSSYVNYSLGDNHLPVDSLPVDLTGEEVDALRGRYIRRLTAVLIHHIPSFWKVALSVFSGKFAKSSQVSTESNANTPANKAEDKVGDGKYSTHSLDEVAGMIRNTISAYEVKVCNTFRDLEESNILQPYMRDAITEISRACEAFQAKESAPSIAVTATRALQSEITKIYILRLCSWMRASTAEISKDETWVPVSVLERNKSPYTISFLPLAFCNVMTSAMDQIKLMIQSLRTEATKSEDMFMQLQETQESVRLAFLNCMLDFAGHLERSGSELAINKSSKGSSHVQNGYSHTLEEKSDIPGSVSPHQQLLIVLSNVGYCREELSYELYNNYKHIWLQSRERGEEDGDIQDLVVSFSGLEEKVLEQYTFAKANLIRTAAWNYLLDSGVQWGAAPAVKGVRDAAVELLHTLVAVHAEVFSGAKPLLDKTLGILVEGLIDTFISLFHENKTKELRSLDANGFCQLMLELEYFETILNPYFTADARESLKSLQGVLLDKATESVSENAENPGHNRRATRGSEEAADDRQDGMSVSPDDLIALAQQYSSELLQAELERTHINTACFVESIPLDSVPESAKRAYASFRGSLDSPSRNYRGNTGSPSYTRNRRR; via the exons ATGTCGAGCGACGGCGACGACCTGGACGAGGACGAGCTCCTCCAGATGGCTCTGAAGGAACAATCCCAGCGCGACGTCAACTACAAAAAACCCACCTCCAGCAACTCCCGCTCTGCCCCCGTCGCCAACTACGTCCAGCATCCCCACCAACAACCGCCGCGTAAACCCGCAGCTTCTCCTGCCCCCAACCACGCTACCAGAGCCGGCAACACCGGCAACAGGCGGCGGGCGGTTGAGGAGGACGACGAATCCGATGTCGACATGCTCAGCATATCCAGCGGCGATGAGGACTCCACCGCCAAAGATCAGCAGCGCGCGCGGTTCCGAGGAGGCAAGGCTGCTTCTGCTGCTGCCGCCAGACGTGGTTCTCGAGGAGATGATGATGCCGCTTGGGATGGCGGAGAGCCGGGTTGCTGGAAGCACGTCGACGAGGCTGAG CTTGCTCGTAGGGTTCGTGAAATGCGAGAGACAAGATCAGCACCAGTGGCCCAAAAGGTTGAGCGCAAAGTTTCGACAGCGGGCTTGGCGCGAAAGGGGCTTAACAATTTACAGTCTTTCCCCCGGGGCATGGAATGCATTGATCCCCTAGGCTTGGG GATCATAGACAACAAAACCTTAAGACTGATTACTGAGTCGTCCGACCATTCTCCGTCCAAGGGTGACAAACTGGATAACAACCTTCGTG AGAAGTtgttgtatttctctgagaaattTGATGCCAAGCTCTTTATCTCACGGATACACCAAGATACTTGTGCAGCAGATTTGGAGGCTGGTGCTCTTGCTCTAAAAAGTGATCTTAAAGGACGAACTCAGCAGAGAAAACAATTGGTCAAAGACAATTTTGACTGCTTCGTCTCTTGCAAAACGACAATTGATG ATATTGAGTCAAAGTTAAAGCGGATTGAAGAAGATCCTGAAGGTTCAGGCACATCTCATTTGTTTAACTGTATGCAAGGAGTCAGTTCGTTGGCTAATCGTGCATTCCAGCCTCTATTTGAGAGACAG GCTCAAGCTGAGAAGATCAGGTCCGTACAAGGAATGCTACAGAGGTTCCGAACGCTCTTCAACTTGCCCAGTACAATTCGTGGTAGCATAAGCAAGGGAGAATATGACTTGGCAGTTAGGGAATACAAGAAGGCCAAATCGATTGCTCTGCCTTCTCAT GTGGGAATACTGAAACGGGTACTTGAAGAGGTTGAGAAAGTGATGCATGAGTTTAAAGGGATGCTTTACAAGTCTATGGAAGATCCACAAATAGATTTAACAAAT GTTGAAAACACAGTGAGGCTGTTATTGGAGCTGGAACCTGAGTCAGATCCTGTATGGCACTATTTAAATATACAG aATAACAGAATTCGAGGTTTGCTTGAGAAATGCACATTGGATCATGAAGCTAGGATGGAGACTTTACATAATGAGTTACGTGAAAGGGCTCTGTCTGATGCAAGATGGAGACAGATTCAAGAAGATATAAATCAATCT TCATATGTCAACTATTCTCTTGGGGACAACCACCTTCCAGTAGATTCTCTGCCAGTGGACTTGACAGGTGAAGAAGTTGATGCACTTAGAGGGAGGTATATTCGCAGATTAACTGCTGTACTTATCCATCACATACCATCTTTCTGGAAAGTGGCACTTTCTGTTTTCAGTGGGAAATTCGCAAAG TCGTCCCAAGTTTCTACTGAATCAAATGCTAACACTCCTGCAAATAAAGCTGAGGATAAAGTTGGAGATGGGAAGTATTCCACTCATTCCCTTGATGAAGTTGCTGGAATGATACGGAATACCATATCTGCGTATGAAGTCAAG GTTTGCAATACATTTCGCGATCTTGAAGAATCAAACATTCTGCAACCGTATATGAGGGATGCCATAACAGAAATATCTAGAGCATGTGAAGCTTTCCAAGCAAAAGAATCAGCTCCTTCTATTGCTG TAACTGCAACTCGAGCACTTCAGTCGGAAATTACTAAGATTTACATCCTAAGGCTCTGCTCATGGATGCGGGCATCAACTGCAGAGATTTCAAAAGACGAGACATGGGTTCCAGTATCGGTTCTTGAAAGGAATAAATCTCCCTATACAATCTCTTTCTTGCCTCTAGCATTCTGTAATGTTATGACCTCAGCAATGGATCAAATCAAGTT GATGATTCAATCTTTAAGAACTGAGGCTACGAAGTCAGAGGATATGTTCATGCAACTCCAAGAAACACAAGAATCTGTCAGACTTGCATTTTTGAACTGTATGCTTGATTTTGCAG GTCATCTAGAGCGTAGTGGAAGTGAGCTTGCCAtaaacaaatcaagcaaaggaagttcacatgtacaaaatGGATATTCTCATACCCTAGAAGAAAAGTCTGATATCCCAGGAAGCGTTAGTCCACATCAACAGTTGTTAATAGTCTTGAGTAATGTTGGCTATTGCAGAGAAGAACTTTCTTATGAGTTGTACAACAATTACAAGCACATCTGGCTACAGTCTAG ggAAAGAGGAGAAGAGGATGGTGACATACAAGACCTAGTGGTGTCCTTTTCTGGCCTTGAAGAGAAGGTCCTTGAGCAATATACTTTTGCTAAG GCAAATTTGATCAGAACTGCTGCCTGGAACTATTTATTGGATTCTGGTGTTCAATGGGGAGCAGCACCTGCTGTAAAA GGTGTGCGTGATGCTGCTGTGGAGTTACTGCACACTTTGGTAGCTGTGCATGCAGAG GTATTCTCTGGTGCTAAGCCCTTATTGGACAAGACACTTGGCATTCTTGTGGAAGGTCTAATTGACACTTTTATCAGTCTGTTCcatgaaaataaaacaaaagagcTTAGGTCACTTGATGCAAATGGTTTCTGTCAGCTAATGCTAGAG CTTGAATACTTTGAGACTATATTAAATCCATATTTCACTGCGGATGCAAGGGAGTCTTTGAAGTCCTTACAAGGGGTACTTCTCGATAAAGCCACTGAGAGTGTATCAGAAAATGCGGAGAATCCAGGGCATAATCGACGAGCAACACGTGGAAGTGAAGAGGCTGCTGATGATAGACAGGATGGGATGAGTGTGTCACCAGATGACCTCATT GCACTTGCTCAGCAGTATAGCTCTGAATTACTTCAAGCAGAGCTTGAGAGGACTCACATCAACACGGCATGTTTTGTAGAGTCAATTCCGTTAGACTCAGTACCCGAATCAGCCAAACGTGCTTATGCTTCGTTTAGGGGATCACTAGATTCTCCCAGCAGGAACTACAGAGGCAACACAGGATCCCCAAGCTACACTCGGAATAGGCGTCgatga
- the LOC103420592 gene encoding SEC12-like protein 1, which translates to MAGGGSDQRGPVTCGSWIRRPENASWVVFGRSRPKGSPFSSSSVLEIFSFDPKTTSHSSSPLTTYVLEEVEGDVVSIAVHPSGDDIVCSTSNGVCKLFELYGQESTAKLLAKELPPLEGIGPQKCLAFSVDGSKLATGGVDGHLRILEWPSLRIILDEPKAHNSLRDMDFSLDTEFLASTYTDGSARIWKLEDGVPLTTLTRNSDEKIELCRFSKDGTKPFLFCTVQKGDKAFTAVWDITTWSKIGHKRLLKKSASVMSVSKDGKYLALGSKDGDICVVEVKKMEICHWSKRLHLGTGIETLEFCPTERVVLSTSNQWGAVVTKLTVPADWKEWQIYLVLLGLFLASAVAFYIFFENSDSFWNFPLGRNQPARPQFGAFLRESPSSDDRNIWGPVDM; encoded by the exons ATGGCGGGTGGTGGGTCCGATCAGCGGGGTCCGGTCACGTGCGGGTCGTGGATCCGGCGGCCCGAAAACGCCAGTTGGGTGGTGTTCGGGAGGTCCAGGCCTAAGggctctcctttttcttcttcgtcAGTTCTCGAGATCTTCTCCTTCGACCCCAAGACCACTTCTCACTCCTCCTCTCCCCtg ACCACATATGTGCTTGAAGAAGTGGAGGGTGATGTAGTTTCGATTGCGGTGCACCCAAGCGGCGACGACATCGTCTGCTCTACCTCCAATGGTGTCTGCAA ATTGTTTGAGTTATATGGCCAGGAATCAACTGCAAAGCTATTGGCAAAAGAACTACCTCCTCTGGAAGGAATCGGTCCACAGAAGTGTCTAGCTTTTAGTGTTGATGGATCTAAATTGGCTACTGGCGGTGTG GATGGGCATTTGAGAATTTTGGAGTGGCCAAGCCTGCGAATAATCTTAGATGAACCAAAAGCGCATAACTCTCTGCGTGATATGGATTTCAG CCTAGACACCGAATTCTTAGCTTCAACATATACCGATGGCTCAGCAAGAATATGGAAACTGGAAGATGGTGTTCCTTTGACTACTTTGACTCGCAACTCT GATGAAAAGATTGAACTATGTCGGTTTTCTAAAGATGGGACAAAACCCTTTCTGTTTTGCACTGTGCAAAAAG GCGATAAAGCTTTCACAGCAGTTTGGGACATAACTACATGGAGTAAAATTGGGCATAAGCGGCTACTTAAAAAGTCTGCTTCTGTTATGTCTGTCAGCAAAGACGGGAAATATCTTGCACT GGGAAGCAAAGATGGAGATATATGTGTGGTGGAAGTTAAGAAAATGGAAATTTGCCACTGGAGTAAGAGGCTACATCTGGGAACAGgcattgaaactttggagttctgTCCAACTGAAAG GGTTGTGCTCAGTACTTCTAATCAATGGGGAGCTGTGGTGACTAAGTTAACTGTTCCAGCAGATTGGAAAG AGTGGCAGATCTATCTGGTGCTGTTAGGGCTGTTTTTAGCATCCGCTGTCGCATTTTACATCTTCTTTGAGAACTCTGATTCATTTTGGAACTTCCCTCTTGGAAGAAATCAACCAGCAAGAccgcaatttggagcatttttaagaGAGTCTCCGTCTTCTGATGATAGAAATATTTGGGGTCCGGTGGATATGTGA